The Neobacillus sp. OS1-2 genome includes a window with the following:
- a CDS encoding ABC transporter ATP-binding protein, with translation MKFLSKYTKKYWKSFSIAVLFLTFEAICDLMQPTIMAKIIDNGVADRDIRYVLQMGGVMLAITAFGAVSASTRSIMASIVSQNFGTELRSDLFNKVQTLSFKNLDQFDRASLITRLTNDVTQVQVFVNGTMRIFVKAPLLAIGGLVMAMRLNLHLSIVLAVVVPIVALFIILNLRLGFPLFSKVQQALDRVNRVMREYLSGVRVVKAFNRFDVEMGKFTMANDHFKNQSIAAGRLMSVFSPAIMLTVNLGIVVVLWIGGIGVDNGHIQVGHIIAFTNYMTQILFSLMMISMVFNMFVRAKASAGRIDEVFRQEDDITWKNETSPRPHTEKGRIDFENVTFSYEGTSGEPILKNINLTILPGETVGVIGSTGSGKSTLVGLIPRFYDVTSGTIKVDGQDSKLVNPKKLRERIAMVPQKNILFTGSVAENIRWGKEAATEEEVFAAAAIAGAHDFISAAPEGYQTQIGQGGVNFSGGQKQRISIARALIKKPDILILDDSTSAVDVATEAKIKEGLKTYAKGLTCLLIAQRITSIMDADKIVVLDQGELVGVGTHRQLLAECTVYQEIYHSQIGKEVV, from the coding sequence ATGAAATTTCTCTCAAAATACACAAAGAAGTATTGGAAGTCATTTAGCATTGCCGTTTTATTCCTCACTTTTGAGGCGATTTGTGATTTAATGCAGCCGACAATTATGGCGAAAATTATCGATAATGGGGTTGCTGATCGAGACATCCGCTATGTGTTACAAATGGGCGGAGTGATGCTTGCGATTACCGCCTTCGGTGCCGTGAGCGCATCAACTAGAAGCATTATGGCCAGTATTGTCTCACAAAACTTTGGCACCGAACTCAGGTCCGATTTATTTAACAAGGTGCAAACACTTTCGTTTAAAAACCTAGACCAATTTGACCGCGCATCGTTAATCACCCGTCTGACAAACGATGTGACCCAGGTGCAAGTCTTTGTCAACGGCACAATGCGCATCTTCGTCAAGGCCCCGCTCTTGGCCATCGGCGGACTGGTGATGGCGATGCGGTTGAATCTGCATTTATCCATAGTACTAGCGGTGGTAGTACCAATCGTGGCGCTGTTTATCATCCTGAATTTACGTTTAGGGTTCCCACTTTTCTCGAAGGTGCAACAGGCATTGGACCGAGTGAACAGGGTAATGCGTGAATACTTATCGGGTGTCCGTGTGGTCAAGGCGTTCAATCGCTTCGATGTTGAGATGGGCAAATTCACCATGGCAAATGATCATTTTAAAAATCAATCCATCGCCGCAGGGCGCCTTATGTCTGTTTTCAGCCCGGCAATTATGCTTACAGTTAATCTTGGTATCGTTGTCGTCTTATGGATCGGCGGTATAGGTGTCGATAACGGCCACATTCAAGTGGGGCATATCATTGCCTTTACCAACTATATGACACAAATCTTATTTTCCTTGATGATGATTTCGATGGTCTTCAATATGTTTGTCAGGGCAAAGGCGTCAGCTGGGAGAATTGATGAAGTATTTAGGCAAGAGGACGACATTACCTGGAAAAATGAGACCTCGCCGCGACCTCACACGGAAAAGGGAAGAATTGATTTTGAAAATGTTACTTTTTCCTACGAAGGGACAAGCGGTGAGCCCATCTTAAAAAATATTAATCTTACCATCCTACCCGGGGAAACCGTCGGCGTCATTGGCTCAACCGGCTCAGGAAAAAGCACATTAGTCGGGCTGATCCCCCGCTTTTATGATGTCACGAGCGGGACGATTAAAGTAGATGGGCAAGATAGTAAACTAGTTAATCCAAAAAAGCTGCGTGAAAGAATCGCCATGGTGCCGCAAAAGAATATTTTGTTTACCGGAAGTGTGGCCGAGAATATCCGCTGGGGGAAAGAAGCGGCCACAGAGGAAGAAGTCTTCGCCGCGGCGGCCATTGCCGGTGCCCATGATTTTATCTCGGCCGCACCGGAAGGCTATCAAACGCAAATTGGCCAGGGAGGCGTTAACTTTTCCGGTGGACAAAAGCAGCGGATCTCGATTGCCAGGGCCTTGATTAAAAAGCCGGATATATTAATCCTGGATGACAGTACTAGCGCGGTTGATGTGGCAACAGAGGCAAAGATTAAAGAAGGTTTAAAGACGTATGCAAAAGGGCTTACGTGTTTGCTGATTGCCCAGCGGATTACCTCGATTATGGATGCCGATAAGATTGTTGTCCTCGACCAAGGCGAACTTGTTGGGGTCGGTACCCATAGACAATTACTGGCGGAATGTACGGTTTATCAAGAAATTTACCACTCACAGATTGGTAAGGAGGTCGTGTAA
- a CDS encoding ASCH domain-containing protein — translation MTTQNENNTLPPKKGTIEQLVTVEADVQKVLSGEKTATRRNSRYADPGEIMTLEGRQFVVEKVYSQSLGELTDEDARREGFETVEEYKQSILSHHPGMPWLPQMRVWVHEFRPVEA, via the coding sequence ATGACAACACAAAATGAAAATAATACGTTGCCACCTAAAAAAGGCACAATTGAACAATTGGTGACAGTGGAAGCAGATGTTCAAAAAGTTCTTTCAGGCGAAAAGACCGCAACCCGCAGAAATAGCAGATATGCCGACCCAGGTGAGATTATGACACTGGAAGGCCGTCAGTTCGTGGTTGAAAAGGTTTATTCTCAGAGCCTTGGTGAGTTGACTGATGAAGATGCCCGCCGCGAGGGCTTCGAAACGGTGGAAGAGTATAAACAATCGATTCTTTCCCATCACCCGGGAATGCCATGGCTGCCGCAAATGCGTGTCTGGGTTCATGAATTCCGTCCTGTTGAAGCATAA
- a CDS encoding GMC family oxidoreductase, which translates to MAKKLPKVDVVIVGVGWAGGIIASELTKQGLKVVGLERGKERKTEDYFMVHDELRYALRYDLMQDLSKETITFRGNEKIRALPMRQYGSFLIGDGLGGAGVHWNGQTFRFLPYDFEIYSKTVERYGKDKIPADMALQDWGITYDQLEPYYDKFEKVAGISGEENPLAGKRSSKYPTPPMKKSPAITMFEKATKKMKLHPYMMPSANLSESYTNPDGIKRAACQYCGYCERFGCEYGAKADPVVTVIPVANKTGNFEIRTHSNVRRIVKTGDKVTGVMYTDVTTGEEIEQPADIVVMTSYVFNNIRLLLMSEVGRPYDPNTGKGVIGKNYAYQVIKGNAVGFFEDKEFNTFAGAGALGMVVDDYNGDNFDHTNLNFIHGGMISLTQTGLRPIQNNPVPGGKPNWGKEFKEKSVKYANRFLSVSSQGSSMPFKRHFLDLDPSYKDAYGDPLIRITFDFEEQDRQMAKFLAGKCTDVLKEMGADHIDSMKDLGPYDITTYQSTHNTGGVIMGADPATSAVNNYLQMWDYDNLFVIGASAFPHNSGYNPTDTVGALAYRAAEGILKYREKGGQVM; encoded by the coding sequence ATGGCGAAGAAGTTACCAAAAGTAGATGTTGTGATCGTTGGTGTAGGTTGGGCAGGAGGAATTATTGCCTCAGAGCTGACCAAACAGGGATTAAAAGTAGTGGGATTGGAAAGAGGGAAAGAACGTAAGACCGAGGATTATTTTATGGTGCATGATGAACTGCGCTATGCCCTCCGCTATGATCTTATGCAAGACCTTTCGAAGGAAACGATTACGTTTAGAGGCAATGAAAAAATTCGGGCCCTGCCGATGCGGCAATATGGTTCCTTTTTGATTGGGGATGGCTTAGGCGGTGCTGGTGTTCATTGGAATGGGCAGACGTTCCGCTTTTTACCTTACGACTTTGAAATCTATAGTAAAACCGTTGAACGATATGGGAAAGATAAAATCCCGGCGGACATGGCCCTGCAGGATTGGGGGATTACCTATGATCAGCTAGAACCGTATTACGACAAGTTTGAGAAGGTTGCCGGCATTTCAGGTGAAGAAAATCCGCTTGCCGGAAAACGGTCAAGTAAATATCCAACACCGCCCATGAAAAAATCGCCTGCGATTACCATGTTCGAGAAGGCAACGAAAAAAATGAAGCTTCATCCCTACATGATGCCGTCTGCCAATCTATCCGAGTCTTATACGAATCCGGACGGAATCAAACGGGCGGCCTGTCAATATTGCGGGTATTGTGAACGGTTTGGCTGTGAATATGGAGCAAAAGCCGATCCGGTTGTCACGGTTATTCCTGTTGCAAACAAAACAGGCAATTTTGAAATTAGGACCCATTCAAATGTGAGAAGAATAGTAAAAACAGGTGACAAAGTAACGGGTGTCATGTATACGGATGTTACTACAGGTGAAGAGATTGAGCAGCCTGCTGATATTGTCGTGATGACTAGCTATGTCTTCAATAATATTCGCCTGCTGTTAATGTCAGAGGTGGGCAGGCCTTATGACCCTAACACGGGAAAAGGTGTGATTGGGAAGAATTATGCCTATCAGGTGATTAAGGGCAATGCCGTGGGCTTCTTTGAGGATAAAGAATTTAATACCTTTGCCGGGGCGGGTGCGCTTGGGATGGTTGTCGATGATTACAACGGAGATAATTTTGATCACACTAATCTCAATTTCATTCATGGCGGCATGATTTCTCTAACGCAAACCGGGCTGCGGCCGATTCAAAACAATCCGGTTCCAGGTGGGAAGCCAAACTGGGGCAAAGAGTTCAAGGAAAAGTCAGTTAAATATGCCAATCGCTTCTTATCAGTCTCTTCCCAAGGATCGTCGATGCCATTTAAACGACACTTTCTCGATCTTGATCCAAGTTATAAGGATGCGTATGGCGATCCGTTGATTCGGATTACCTTTGATTTTGAAGAGCAAGACCGCCAGATGGCTAAGTTTCTTGCCGGTAAATGCACGGATGTCCTAAAGGAAATGGGGGCTGATCATATTGATTCGATGAAAGACTTAGGGCCATATGATATCACCACCTACCAATCGACCCACAATACCGGCGGTGTCATCATGGGTGCGGATCCGGCCACATCTGCAGTCAATAATTATTTGCAAATGTGGGACTACGATAATCTGTTTGTGATTGGAGCATCCGCGTTTCCGCACAACTCTGGCTATAATCCGACAGATACAGTTGGTGCTTTAGCCTACCGTGCGGCGGAAGGAATATTGAAGTACCGTGAAAAGGGCGGTCAGGTCATGTAA
- a CDS encoding gluconate 2-dehydrogenase subunit 3 family protein, whose amino-acid sequence MAGIICKHPFSGEKVQGYQGRLKRRDIFDIAIREIQNHSKAVYKKDFTELKGKEKDAILRDFEEDKVNITTISPSGFFQLLRSVTLEGAYSDPLYGGNKNMDGWKMKNYPGSQMAYADIIEKGFKKVKPQSLQNHMNH is encoded by the coding sequence ATGGCAGGGATTATATGCAAGCACCCTTTTTCCGGGGAAAAAGTACAAGGCTACCAAGGCCGGTTAAAACGGAGAGATATTTTCGACATTGCTATCCGAGAAATTCAAAATCACAGTAAAGCAGTTTATAAGAAGGATTTCACTGAGCTGAAAGGAAAAGAAAAGGATGCCATCCTTCGTGACTTTGAGGAAGACAAAGTAAATATAACGACGATTTCACCAAGTGGCTTCTTCCAATTGCTTAGAAGTGTGACGTTAGAGGGTGCCTATAGCGACCCACTATATGGAGGAAATAAAAATATGGATGGCTGGAAGATGAAGAACTATCCAGGCAGCCAAATGGCCTATGCCGATATTATTGAAAAGGGCTTCAAGAAAGTGAAACCGCAAAGTCTCCAAAATCATATGAACCATTAA
- a CDS encoding gluconate 2-dehydrogenase subunit 3 family protein — MMVEENKGNPESVSRRKFIRNTSYTVGGLAIGGILGSVLPLGTAKKAEQAKNFNQALMYFTPEQFRVIDEATERIFPKDDHGPGAKDLGVAFFIDHQLAGDWGFNGRDYMQAPFFRGKSTRLPRPVKTERYFRHCYPRNSKSQ, encoded by the coding sequence ATGATGGTTGAAGAAAACAAAGGTAATCCAGAATCGGTATCAAGAAGGAAATTTATTCGAAACACCAGTTATACAGTGGGCGGGCTTGCCATTGGCGGTATTTTAGGCAGTGTTCTTCCATTGGGAACCGCAAAGAAAGCAGAGCAGGCAAAGAATTTTAATCAAGCACTCATGTATTTTACGCCTGAACAATTTCGTGTGATTGATGAGGCCACTGAGAGAATTTTTCCGAAAGACGATCATGGCCCAGGTGCAAAGGATTTAGGTGTAGCCTTTTTTATTGACCACCAATTAGCAGGTGATTGGGGGTTCAATGGCAGGGATTATATGCAAGCACCCTTTTTCCGGGGAAAAAGTACAAGGCTACCAAGGCCGGTTAAAACGGAGAGATATTTTCGACATTGCTATCCGAGAAATTCAAAATCACAGTAA
- a CDS encoding ABC transporter permease subunit, with the protein MNIFLKELKSHRKSLIFWSIGVFLMVVSGMAKYDAYSSAGQSINDLVADMPQTLRAVLGFGAVDLSKVSGYYSLLFLYLLLMATIHAAMLGATIIAKEERDKTFEFLFVKPVSRTTIITAKLSAAFVNIVVFNLVTYVSSISLIAKYNSGEAVNGDIGLLMVGMFILQLLFMVIGSALAAVKKKPKTAASVATGILLLTYMLSIAIDINEHIEGLKYLTPFKYFEAKNVMFGSGLDVAFVMISVILIAALTLGTYVFYQKRDLNV; encoded by the coding sequence ATGAATATATTTTTAAAGGAATTGAAGTCCCACCGAAAATCGCTCATCTTTTGGAGCATTGGCGTTTTCCTTATGGTAGTATCGGGGATGGCGAAATATGATGCCTATTCGTCTGCTGGCCAATCGATCAACGATTTGGTGGCGGATATGCCGCAAACACTAAGAGCCGTTTTAGGGTTTGGCGCCGTTGATTTATCGAAGGTTAGCGGCTATTATTCCTTACTGTTTCTTTATTTGTTATTGATGGCGACCATCCACGCAGCAATGTTGGGTGCCACGATTATCGCCAAAGAAGAGCGGGATAAGACATTTGAGTTTCTCTTTGTAAAGCCTGTTTCAAGGACGACAATTATTACGGCAAAGCTTTCAGCGGCATTCGTCAATATTGTGGTTTTTAATCTCGTCACCTATGTTTCATCCATTAGTCTTATCGCAAAATATAACAGCGGTGAAGCGGTGAATGGGGACATTGGCCTGCTGATGGTAGGAATGTTCATATTGCAGCTTTTGTTCATGGTGATCGGAAGTGCACTTGCTGCAGTGAAAAAGAAACCAAAAACAGCGGCGTCAGTAGCAACAGGTATCCTGTTACTGACATATATGTTATCCATTGCGATTGATATAAATGAACATATAGAGGGATTGAAATACTTGACCCCGTTCAAATATTTTGAAGCAAAGAATGTGATGTTCGGCAGTGGTTTGGATGTCGCTTTTGTGATGATCTCCGTTATCCTAATTGCTGCACTAACGCTTGGGACCTATGTTTTTTATCAAAAAAGAGATTTAAACGTGTAA
- a CDS encoding ABC transporter permease subunit has translation MNIFLHELRAYRKSTIIWSLSLVLIVVLFMSFYPSFAKDAGEFEKIMEGYPEAIRNAFNLGSLATLVGFYCFPLSFITLCSAIQAMNLGTGIVSKEVREKTADFLLTKPVTRSTVLTAKLLAAFISIVITNAVYIAGASIMANQVKTDDFSIKVFIMLSLTMFIIQLIFLALGIIISVIVPKIKLVLTVSLATVFAFYFIGMLSDTSGEDVKRYFSPFKYFDTAYIIKHSSFEASFLIAGAIVIILAIAASYFVYTKKDIHAV, from the coding sequence ATGAATATCTTTTTACATGAATTAAGAGCGTATCGGAAGTCGACGATCATCTGGTCTCTCTCATTAGTGCTAATCGTGGTCTTGTTTATGTCATTCTATCCGTCGTTTGCAAAGGATGCGGGCGAATTTGAAAAAATCATGGAGGGGTATCCAGAAGCAATAAGGAACGCCTTTAACCTTGGGAGCTTAGCTACACTTGTTGGTTTTTATTGCTTCCCCTTATCTTTTATTACCCTTTGCAGTGCGATTCAGGCGATGAATCTGGGAACCGGCATCGTCAGCAAGGAAGTTCGGGAAAAAACAGCAGATTTCCTGTTAACAAAACCGGTTACCAGATCAACGGTTTTGACCGCAAAGCTGCTAGCGGCCTTCATCTCGATCGTCATCACGAATGCTGTTTATATTGCGGGAGCGAGCATCATGGCGAATCAAGTGAAAACGGATGATTTTAGCATCAAGGTATTTATCATGCTGTCACTGACAATGTTTATTATTCAGTTGATTTTTCTGGCTTTAGGGATCATTATTTCCGTCATTGTGCCAAAGATTAAATTGGTTTTGACGGTGTCGCTTGCAACTGTTTTTGCGTTTTACTTTATTGGAATGCTCAGCGATACGTCAGGCGAGGATGTGAAACGTTATTTTTCGCCATTTAAATATTTTGACACGGCCTATATTATCAAACACTCCAGCTTTGAAGCATCCTTTTTGATAGCAGGAGCGATTGTGATCATACTAGCGATTGCGGCAAGTTATTTCGTTTATACCAAAAAGGACATTCATGCAGTTTAA
- a CDS encoding ABC transporter ATP-binding protein produces MNVIDIKNLTKTYGKSRGISNISFHVEEGEIFGFIGPNGAGKSTTIRTLLSLIHPTSGSATIFGKDCIQFAPEIKREIGYLPSEVFYYDNMKVKDLLNYSASFYKKDCSKRIKELAEIMDLDLNKKIDDLSLGNKKKVGIVQGLLHEPKLIILDEPTSGLDPLMQQKFFELLESENKKGATILFSSHILSEVQRLCNRVAIIKEGKIVTVEKISTLQESNYKKFKIETKSPLEPNHFHLNGVNNVAVSNNVISFIFKGNINDVMKRIAEIEIANLWIEEPDLEEIFMHYYEKED; encoded by the coding sequence ATGAATGTGATTGACATTAAAAACCTGACAAAAACGTATGGGAAATCAAGAGGAATCTCTAACATCAGCTTTCATGTCGAGGAAGGTGAGATTTTCGGATTCATCGGGCCAAATGGTGCGGGTAAATCCACCACCATCAGAACGTTACTGTCGCTCATCCATCCAACGAGCGGCAGTGCTACCATCTTTGGCAAGGACTGTATCCAATTTGCCCCGGAAATAAAAAGGGAAATCGGTTATCTGCCGTCGGAAGTATTTTACTATGACAATATGAAGGTGAAGGATCTATTAAACTACTCTGCAAGTTTTTATAAAAAGGATTGCAGCAAGCGAATCAAGGAATTGGCGGAGATCATGGATCTCGACCTGAATAAAAAAATTGATGACCTTTCACTGGGAAATAAAAAGAAGGTTGGCATTGTTCAGGGGCTGCTTCATGAACCGAAGTTAATCATTCTAGATGAACCAACGAGCGGACTTGACCCGCTGATGCAGCAAAAATTCTTTGAATTACTAGAGTCAGAGAATAAGAAAGGTGCGACCATTCTCTTTTCATCACACATCCTAAGCGAGGTCCAGCGCTTATGTAACCGTGTTGCCATTATTAAAGAAGGCAAGATTGTTACTGTAGAAAAGATTAGTACCTTACAAGAAAGCAACTATAAAAAGTTCAAGATTGAAACGAAGTCGCCGCTAGAGCCGAACCATTTTCATCTCAATGGGGTCAATAATGTAGCGGTAAGTAACAATGTCATCAGCTTTATTTTTAAGGGGAATATTAACGATGTCATGAAACGGATTGCCGAGATTGAAATCGCCAATCTGTGGATTGAGGAACCGGACCTTGAGGAGATTTTTATGCATTACTATGAGAAGGAGGACTAG
- a CDS encoding TetR/AcrR family transcriptional regulator, protein MYSKFLNLEQEKQDRIINAAIKEFAQKGYERASTNEMVKAAGISKGLLFHYFGNKKQLFLFLFDYCCRILAEQFYQKINLAERDFFTRIRQAVMIKMELLTTYPDLFTFIEEAYLEDSAEVKVEVDKKVKVLSDANFGKVYEGIDFSKFRDDMDIKKVLKIITYTFEKLSEEMLSQAKLSPTHHIDYEKGFQEAEVYFEIFTTCFYK, encoded by the coding sequence TGCTGCGATCAAGGAATTTGCCCAAAAAGGGTATGAACGGGCTTCGACCAATGAAATGGTAAAAGCGGCGGGTATTTCAAAGGGGCTGTTGTTTCATTACTTCGGTAATAAAAAGCAGTTATTTTTATTTTTATTTGATTATTGTTGCCGGATTCTAGCTGAACAGTTTTATCAAAAGATCAACCTAGCAGAAAGGGATTTTTTCACAAGAATTCGGCAGGCAGTCATGATTAAAATGGAGCTGCTTACCACCTATCCAGACCTCTTTACATTCATTGAAGAAGCTTATTTAGAGGACTCAGCCGAAGTAAAAGTCGAGGTTGATAAAAAGGTAAAGGTATTGAGTGATGCTAATTTTGGAAAAGTATACGAGGGCATTGATTTTTCAAAATTCCGTGATGATATGGATATCAAAAAGGTGCTAAAGATTATTACCTATACCTTTGAAAAGTTGAGCGAAGAAATGCTTTCGCAAGCCAAACTGTCACCGACGCATCATATTGATTATGAAAAGGGATTTCAAGAGGCAGAAGTCTATTTTGAGATTTTTACTACATGTTTTTATAAATAA